In Melanotaenia boesemani isolate fMelBoe1 chromosome 5, fMelBoe1.pri, whole genome shotgun sequence, the DNA window AGGCCTtcgcatgtttttatttctctcgcTTCCTCTTTTGTAACTGTAGCATTCAGTTTATGCTGGTTTTTATTTGACctatattttcatttgatctCTGTGTATATattccttttaaatgttttactgtttatttcaacattttGATTACTATCTTAGAGATATCCAGAATTTTGCTGCTCTTTGGTAAActgaatttatctttaaaatgtgctaaaataaagaaactttgACTTCTAGTGACATTTATACTGCATTTGTTTTGGATAGATACAGGATTCATGATGATTTCCAAACCTTAAAAGAATTACAGAGCCTACCATGACAGCAAATGATGTCTAATCTCACAGAAAATGACACTTAAAATTGGAGACATTTATATAAATCGGAAGAAAACTAATAAACCGAGAGCTTTCAGAGAATACTCTTATGTGCCATTCTAAAGGGCATGGACACACAATGTTGACttgcttacaaaacaataacccaaatggctccggtctacctccactccttaatccagagctacactccctctcgacagttataCTCTGCCAGCTGAAAACGcgtagtgctcccaccacaacatggctagactcttctcctctgttgtcccccagtggtggaacgatctaccaaactccatccgatccgcagagtccttatccacttttaagagcaagctaaagactcagttgtttaaggagccaTGGTTCACCTCCTGAGACCcggggaaaaaaaatatcatttataatcattttatgATGATTCAGGTATTGTGTTTCCAACAAACATgttacaacatttttttttccaaaaacattgtttattaaatttttatacACTGTCCCTTGTAGGGGACATCGGGTCTTGCTTAATACACATTATAATGGTGTAATATTATAAGAGTGAATTagtttttgtatgtttctttttaaaaaatccttccATTTCATGAATattcataaataaagaaattacacATAAATTCTCTGGCTCTGGGTACCAGGATAATTTCTGTCTGAACTTTACAATTGCAAtttgttagtgttttttttttttttgtttttttttttttttgaaaagatgaaaaatgccAGCTAACATTCATTCTGGGAAGCAATGTAACCCTAAAGGAAAGAacttttttggttgttgtttacAGAATTATTCCAAATTCTGACTTTCAAATTCTCTCAACTACCAAACAGGGTTATTTGAACATGgcaaaaaaccccaaacaaacaaacaaacaaaacaataaataaataaatcaacatatTTGTCTAAGGGTACACAGTTACTGAAACAGagcaataaaaatgtgaagaatttAAACttaacaaacatgcaaaaatgtttaaatactcAAATGGTAGGACTCTTAATTCTTAGTCAATACAGCACTAAATCACAGCAGATCATCAATGGTAGAGCAGGAAACAGTTTTTGGTCTTtgtaacacacagaaacatgttaCACTTGATGCACTTGACTGATGTTTTCCCTTTGCATCCCTCTCTTCTGCACCGTGATGAATGCGTTCCCTTCTCCATCTTTGGCAAATGGACTGCCCCATATTTTTTCACACTGGTGTTTGGCTGAGGTTGAACAGGCCTCCTCATCAGTAGTCATCTCATCACTATCATCTCTGGCCACATCGTTAGCCTGGTGACCTCCTTGTGCCTGAGCAATAATCTCTTCATCCAGTTGCAGCTTGAAGTCAAAGTACTGCAGCCTCTCCTTTTCTGGTTTTCCAGAAACTTTGTGGTCTGACCTGTACTCAATCCAGCTGTTTGTTATGGCTAGGTCAATGAAATGCAGGGCTGTACGGACGGTCCATTTTCTTGTGCGGCTTGACATCGGGTAGAAGCTGATCATGCGGTCGCACAAATCGACACCACccatgtttttgttgtattcGGCTACAACAGTTGGTCGAGGCACGATAACATGgcgtttttcttttgttgaccATCTCATACAGCTGTCCTGAGGTTCTATTCCATGGACAGTGGAAGCCAGCAGGACTGCCTTATTATCCTGCCACCTTGTCACGGCAACCTCAGATGGTTTTCTAACAACCATTTCAGATTGACCCCTTCTATGTTTTTGCAGTTTGGTGTCATCTGACATCTTTGATTTGCACAGTGCAGGGATTCGATTTTTCATAATGGTCCCTGTTCCCAGGAGACCATTTGTTTTCAAGGTATCTAGTAGCTTGATGGAGGTGAAATACCTGTCAAAGTACAAATGTGCTCCTCTTGGAAGAGACTGTGCCGTCCTTGGAACTGCATTTCCTCCGATTCCAAGTTGCTGGTCAGTGAATGTATTTTTCCTTAGTAAACCTCAAAATCGAGAATTAGACCATTAGGACTGGCAAGGACAAATACTTTCAGTCCTGTGGGGTTTGGTTTTCCGGGCACAAACTGTTGTACAGGCCACCGGCCAGTGAATGGAATCATCTGCTCATCAACACATGCGTTCCTTGGCCTGGGCAGATTGAGGCAGCCTTGTTGCACTCTGTTTAAGAGAGGTCTCACTTTCCAGAGGGGAtcattcttcttctcttcatcaGACACATCAAAATCATTTGTGACTTTGAAAGACTGCCTGATCTTGAAGTATCTGTCTCGACTCATAGCATTTGCTATAACTGGGACCCTTGTCTTTGCTGTCCAGTACATTCGGATTCGAGGGTACCCGAGGCATGACATGTACATGGACATGCCAAAGAATGTTTTCAGCTCCTCTGGTGTCGGTTTTAGGCTTCCTCCAGTGTTGAACACCTCccggttgtttgttttttctaacatgtctttaaaaacatagtcatctatgtattttttaaagtaatcagAGGGCACCCAGATTTGATGGAATTGTCCAGCGCTGTCATCAGAACTGCTGTCTTCCACAAGAGGGTTGAAACTTAAATGATAAAGAGAGGAGAAGCAAAAGTTTAATGCACTTTCAGCAGATGTATCATTAAATATGTAAACCAGCAGGGTCAACAGTCTGCTAAATCAAGGACTGAACtgccttttgtgtgtgtgtgtgtgtgtgtgtgtgtgtgtgtgtgtgtgtgtgtgtctgtgtgtgtgtgtgtgtgtgtgtgtgtgtgtgtgtgtgtgtgtgtgtgtgtgtgtgtgtgtatttgatcAACAGTGTGAACTAAATCttctctcattttcatttttgcacAATGTAATACTAATGAACTTCACAACCCTAGCTTACACATTGCTCCTGATCCATAACACACGATCAGTATTATTCCTTTTTTCTGGATCTGGCTGGGGTTCAGGGTCAAATTCCTCAATGGCTGCAGGATTGTCCTCCGAGTTCTGATCTTCTGcctttctctcctcctcatccAGCTCATCTTCAGACAGTTCTAGGTCTGAATCTCCTTCCACAATTCTTCTTAAAATCCTCTCTGTCTCACTTAACCCTCTGCTCCCTGATGTAACAGAAATGGTTAGCAGGTCCTGATGTCCACCATAAAATACATtacatgaaaaatgtatttttaaaggattaaaattacagtgtcttttaaaaaatcttacTAATTTATAGTGAAGACTTTTAtactaaataaagatttaatttttaCCAACAGGAACAAGACATCTGTCAAAAATTGTTGACTTACCTCTTTGGTTGTTGTAAAACATGGAAGTTGAAATTCCCTCCATTTTGAAAAGGCAGTACATGTGCTGTGTTGGCCACACCCCCACAACTAGGGCATCAGAAGACAGCACAGGATGTCTTCTTAGAGGAACAGTAGCATTCACATACATACTATAAATAATGCTTGGCTTAGAGGTCTGACACTCATGTCCTGCACAAAAATGAATTGCCGGGTCTTACGAGGTTAAGGTTTGGAAATCATCATGAATCCTGTATCTGTCCTTAACATCTGCAGCATAAATGTCACTAGAAGTcaaagtttctttattttagcacattttaaagacaaactCAGTTTACCAAAGAGCAGCAAAATTCTGGATATCGCTAAGATAGTAATCaaaatgttgaaataaacaGTCACACATTTAAAAGGAATATATAGATAGagatcaaatgaaaatatagGTCAAATAAAAACCAGCATAAACTGAATGTTACAGTTACAAAAGAGGAagcaagagaaataaaaacatgcaaaggcCTTACAGAGTATAGACAGTTCAACATCAAACCCTGAAAGTAACAATAATACAGGGTAAAATCAatactgttttaaaatatgtgtaGAACATATTAAATAAccacaacaaaattaaaagtgtTCAACAGGATGAGGGTTTCTCCAATccgtcatttcttttttaagtattATATTACACTAACTGCCCAAGTTAGTAGCTCCACTTATTTAATTGCTTCACATAAACAGCAAATCAGGAAAAGTCGAAatgatgaagacgacttgctgtagttcaaactgagcatcagaatgaggaaaaacgGAGATTTAAATAACTtagaatgtggcatggttgttggtctgagtatttacttggattttcacacacaaccatctccagggtttccagagaaggTCTAAGCttagaatctgctggaaacatcatgaaatcatggatccatcctgtcttgtatcaatgcttcaggctgctgctggtgtaatgatgtgggggatattttcttagtTTCCTTAGTACTAATGTggcatggtttaaccaccacagcctacccgaatattgttgctgaccatgtccatccctttatgaccacagtgtagcatcttctgatgctacttccagcaggataatgcaccatgtcacaaagctcagatcatttcAAGCTGCAGCAACTGCGTGATGTTATGTCAAAATTGATCCAAGTCTCTGATGAATATTTCCAATATGTTGAATTGATGCCATGAAGATTAAATGTAATTCTAAAGCAAAAAAGGGTCCAATCTGGCACTATCAAGTTCTTTGCACTATTCTTTGTGCCCTGAATATGGTGCCACCAAATATCTAGATCTTCTATAAACTGATTtcaagcaaacacacagacatcaaaagcaaaaaaatccTGGGACAAACTGAGAAAATTAGAAAGAAGTAACCACATATTTCAGATGTGTTTCTCCTGAGTTCTTCTCCTATCATTTCCATTCTCTTCAAACAGCTCCATCCAATCTACTGCTTCATCACAGAGTAAATGCATTCAGTCCGAGTTTTTGTACTCTGTCTTCTTGGTCTGTTGGGCAGGTGAACATTTACAGCAGCATAATGTAGGTCAGCTGCATCTTGGTAACCCTGGAAATACAATATcaataaaagataaatgatCTCACAAGATAATTATTTGTAGATACAAATGTAACTACAGTAGGAAATAATCACCTCTGCATTTGCTGCTGAATGAGCATAGACTTGAGActctgtaaaaaagaaaaaaagcttcctGAGTGAAAATAGGTACAGAGTTTAGCTTCTGTTTATATGATAAAGTAGTTACCTGTTTGGCTGTTGCCTCTCTTGTACAGCTTACGCAGTAAGAAAACCAGTACAGCATTCAGGATGGTGGTAAAGGTCAAAGCAAAGCTTAGAATATAAACTAAGTGCAGAGAGTTCAGCTCACCTGCAAAACCAGACGCCAGAAACAGAACTTTCAACTTCAGTCTTAGTCCTTAAAGATTCATTACCAAGTAATCATCAATAACTTGAccttttgacaaaaaaaaaacttacttttaaCATCCAGTTTGGTCCCTTTTCCAAACAGAATGTGTCCACATGAGGCGACAGCACAGTAGTAGGTTTCAGCGTTGGACATGTTCAGGTTCTCCATCAGCAAGTTGTAtacacaggtgtgtgtttttctctcacACTGACCATTCCCGTCTCCATGGGTGTAGATTAACTCTGGATGATTTTTCTTAGAATCTTTGAACCAGTAAACACTGTGTTCTCCATCACAGGTCCCATTGTAAACTGTGCAGCTCAGAGTTGCAGAACCTGCTGGTTGGATGCTTCCGGATTCTGACTGATGGACCAAAGCTTGGATGTGGAATCCAGAATCCTTCACCCACACTGTCGTCCCCTCtccaaactcaaacacaaacacaaacgaAAGACTAGTGGAACAGAAGTAGGTTGCTGTGTCTGAAAGCTGTACATTTGAAATTTTGAACTGGCTCTGACCAGCTTCAGTTTCCAGTCTGAAGCGTGGGTTGTCCTTGAAGTCACCATAAAATGTgccatttgtctcttttttataGCTAACACAGATAACCTCCAGCTTCTTTCCCATTCTTTGAATATACCAGTAATATCTTGCAGCATCATCTCCATAAAGACATTGTAAAACCAAGTTTTCACCAACATCGGCTGATACATAGCTCCTCTTTTGATGCACAATCGGTGCTTTTTTCACAACATTCATCCTAACTGgagcaaagcagaaaacaaatcaaaattaGTTAATTTAGTTAGTTTATCCTGAAAAAGATAGACAATATTCTAAATAAGTCTGAATAGCTGTAtaagcagcttttaaaacataaattactTGTATAACATAAATGTTCTATAAAAACTGAACTCACCCATGTTCACTAAGAGCAGACATGTCAGGTAGAGGAGAAATTTTGAAGGTGTCATCTTATTGAAATTGCTGTGTTGAATGAAAAGCACTTCAACAGATTCTCCACTCCTCAGAGACAGGACTGTGCTGATTGGCTACAGAGAGAATGTGATCACATGATCACAGCTTCCTACTGTAGTAGTTTGTTCCTAAAGTAGACTGACATGGGGAGAGCTGTCTTAAGCTCTAACAGACTCCTCACAGCTAAAATCAATGGAAATGtcctcatttttaataaataccaGTCAGAAAAATTCAACAGAATTCACTAACATAGCAAAATATAGCAAAATAAATATTCCCTTCTACTCagatttttaacagtttatccATAGTTTAGCATTTATAATCATTTGCTGTTATGAAGAGACATCTGCGCAGGAAACACTGCAACTCCCTGCTTGAGTGGTACTTGTTAATGTTAGTAACCTTATTCACGTTTCAAGGATTCATCTGGAAAATCCTCTGTGAAAATGTTCGGTGAAGGGTAAACATTTCATGAAATACTCTTACCGGGATTTCAGTGAAGCATCTGTAAATGGAAACACCAATGAACTTCAGCTAGTCAGACCAGGAAGTGATCAGAGGGGATGCTTGTGATGTCATTAGACATGTTCTGGTGTTGTCCGTTAAGTGGCGAAAAGACACTAATGGTGGAATATTTCAGCAGCTCAGATACTCTGAAAACATGTCTAAAAGAACTGTTGATCAATCAGCTGTCCTGAGATGAAGGACGTATTcacactggtgctgtttggtccacttcCACTGATAGAATGGTTCATTTGGGCTAGTGTCAACATGGTATTTGCACATGGTGCACATGTGAACCAAAAAAGTGaactgatgggtatttttctatcataaaataagacacaaagaactcagagtgaagtcagcttcatcgcgatggggagagacggtggttcagcactcagagagtgtctggtgtcaactctgaagtctcaaccccagcgcagcctctttattgagcagctatcacacttcagtagagcaaacAAAGTTCAAGCaaagttcaaacagggaaacacatcagcatacaacactttatgacccttatcacacagagctgtgaccaccacatcctggtgctgtttggtccacttACACTGATAGCATGGTTCATTTGGACTAGTGTCAACATGGTATTTGCACATGGTGCACATGTGGACCAAAAAAGTGAACCATGGTCTACTTGAAACCCAGGGGTTCTTGTTCACTTACAAGTGGACCCTTGTGTGGTTTgcttacagtgtgaaagcagcCAGACCTTTCAGGGAaccacagacaggaagtgaggTAGGACATGTTGTGGCACAGCATCCTGAATAGCTCgctgcctctgctgctgctcatactggacaggtAAAAATCACTTAAGGTTTTTGGTCCTGGCCAATGaatgagctggattttttttctttcttcttgatcTGTAATCAGGCCGGGACACAGGGACACAGTTGAGGGCCCCTATGGGGCACTTACTGGCAGCCAGACCAAATGACATTTTTGCTGTAGATTTTACGTTAATGGAACCGGCCAGGGATGGTAGGGAAAATGTGTTGGTATTGACCGATGTGTTCTCAAAGTTCACCTTGGCCTTTCCTACTAGGGACCAACTGGCGCCCATAGTGGCCAACATCCTCATCAAGGAGTGGTTCTATAAATATGGAATACCAGCTAGACTGCACTCTGATCAGGGCCGGAACTTTGAGGGGGAGATAATCCACCAGTTGTGCGCCATGTACAGTGTGCAGAAGTCTAGGACTACCCCGTACCACCCCGAGGGCAATGGCCAGTGTGAACGGTACAACTGGACGATGCACGGCCTCCTTCGCACCCTGTCCCCAGAACAAAAACTCTCTTGGCTTCTACCGGTGGAGACGAAGGTCTCTCTCCGGGATAAGTCACACCGTGGGCGGAACAAGATACAGGATGTATGGGCCCCAGACGTTTGGGAAGTGGTCACCTCGCCTGATCAAGGGGGTCAGGTTTATGGGGTGGCACCAGTACATCGGCTGACAGAAGTACGACATGTACACCGCACCATGGTAAAACCCGTACCAGTCATAACCCACCCCGTTTCCTTAAGGGAGGTGGAGAATCCACCTGTTGAATCTGACACAGAAGATGGGGTATGGGTAGCCATGGAGCAGACGCCGCTCCATGACAGGGGACTGGTGCCCGCTCAGGGTGGCGTGGCCGCTGGGGAGGCCACGGCTACGGCACCGCCGCTAGAGGAGTCGGCAGAAGGTTTCTGACCCCAGGCCACCCTGAGGAGATTTGCCAGATCGACCGCTGGGAGACATTGTGACCCTCATCGTTTGCCGATTTCGGCAAGTGGGGGCGGGATGGGGGCTGCAGCCCTTTCAGTTACCAGTACGACTAGTTCCGCAATAGCATGGTTCAGGCCTTGGATGTAGAGCATTGTCGGGCCGCAAATTCAACAGCTGGGGGGTAGAATGTAACCGGACGGAACGAATGTAACCGGAAGGAACCAGAAGGAGCTGGCGACACACTTCCGGGTTGGCGAACTGCGCGCACACCGGCTTCGTGATTGATGGCTGTTATAAAAGACAGCTAGGACGCCACAATAGTAGGTTCGTGTGCGTAGTCATCTGCATCCATTTGCATCGTGCACCCCTGGCTCGGTAGGTAAACGATTTAAGGTTGTTGTAGTCTGTGTACAGAACAGCATGCTGAATTGCCTTCTCCCCTGCCGGTGTAGGTACCATTTTAAGGTCCAGGTGATTCATCGCCACACGAGCGGAACACCTTACAAGGATAGAAGGTACGGCGTCTAGGGcgtgtgttttattatgttttattattgggAATAATGGTTccttttcttgtgttttataaagACGGGTGTACCAGGAGGGTTTGGGGTCGttctctgcctcctgtctttTGATGAAAAGGTAGCCGTGTGTGTGGCAAGCTTTGCGTGGCACCTAGagtttttattaatcatttcattttgtttgtttataggGGCCAACCTCCTTGCCACTGCCGTTTTGTTCcgtgtatttttattatttttctagaactacttttattgattatttatttcttcttttgtttcttttttactaaTACTTGTCCATTGTTGTGTTCCCCTCAGGATACTGATTTTAAGCTGTTACCAGTGGTTGGTGTGGAGGCCTCACAGTGGCGACAGCAGACAGGACTGGGTGTGGAGTAGGGTGGCCCATCACCGAGTCGTCTGTGAtggttttgcttttattatttatgtatagTGGAATATAGGTTGCTGTGGTTTTCTTAAATCTAATTAATTGGTTTTATTGCATATTGTTTTTAACGAAGCGGATTGGGCCCGCTCGGTATTCACACTCCACGTTGACCTTTTCTTTCTGGTTATAGCTGTCGCCAGTTGGGTGGACCCTCCCTCCTGCTGTGGATTagggttgtattttgttttgtatttttttgtaataaacattGTGATCTTGAGGGGATAAGTTGCCTCAGCCCGTCCTTTACTAAACAGGATTCTGTATTGGTAGGATCTGGGCGCTTAATTAAGGTAATTGTCCAGGAAAGAACCCTTGTTTTTTCTGGTTTGCTGGACCTCAGCGCACGGTCACATACTAATTGAAAACATAGTAACCTGACTAACACAAAttcttcattttactttaacCTAGAACAAGaacctaaaacctaaaacctgatCCTAACAATAACATAACAAAACCTGACTAAAAGACCTGAACCTTAACATGACATTATCAACCAAGAACCCTAAAGCCATGATATAAACAAAAGCCTACGCCTCATGATCccaaaaaaaggttttaactCATTTAAACATAACACCCATGATCATGTCAGGGCCCACACATATCCCATAATCATGACATATGCTTTTATACAAGCTGCTCctatttatataatattattatgttAAGTTTATTTGAGCCCTTTTAAAGTTAACTTCCTAGTGTTTTGTGGACGGATCCCCAAAATATCGCTTCCTTATAGCAGCATTAAGCCTGATATTAGGGACTGGGGTGTATCTGTGGGGCATGGGATTAGTTTATTAAGTAGGAAGGTGGgggtgtttttgtgtgctttaCCGAGTACTTACTGGAGCCATATCTGTTTAGCTCTCTGCATGAGCTGACTAGATACATCTTGCTGAGGGCTAAAGTTTTTCATGGGCACAACCCACATAGTTAATTCTACACAACAAACAGACTCTCCAACAGTATCAGGTTTATTGCCAAAAATTATTGttataacaaagaaataatccacaaaacacagagttagttaagtcattttatttaaatacaagatcacgatttcatcacacaatatcatcttgggcgtaagtgcacacagctttttcagtacttggttgagccaaagagctggacaaatctttctaactcattctgagtagaagagttaagctaagtgcggaaatgctccttaaacaactgagtctttagcttgctcttaaaagtggataaggactccgcggatcggatggagtttggtagatcgttccaccactgggggacaacagaggagaagagtctagccatgttgtggtgggagcactacgCGTTTTCAGCTGGCAGAGtataactgtcgagagggagtgtagctctggattaaggagtggaggtagaccggagccatttgggttattgttttgtaagcaaGTCAACATTGTGTGTCCATGCCCTTTAGAATGGCACATAAGAGTATTCTCTGAAAGCTGTCGGTTTATTAGTTTTCTTCCGATTTATATAAATGTCTCCAATTTTAAGTGTCATTTTCTGTGAGATTAGACATCATTTGCTGTCATGGTAGGCTCTGTAATTCTTTTAAGGTTTGGAAATCATCACGAATCCTGTATCTATCCAAAACAAATGCAGTATAAATGTCACTAGAAGTcaaagtttctttattttagcacattttaaagacaaactCAGTTTGCTAAAGAGTAGCAAAATTCTGGAAATCTCTAAGATAGTAATCAAACTGttgaaataaacagtaaaacatttaaaaggaatATATACATAGagatcaaatgaaaatatagatcaaataaaaaccagaaTAAACTGAATGTTACAGTTacaaaagaggaagagagagaaataaaaacatgcgaAGGCCTTACAGAGTATAGACAGTTCAACATCAAACCCTGGAAGTAGCAATAATACAGGGTAAAATCAatactgttttaaaatatgtgtagaaaatattaaataaccacaacaaaattaaaagtgtTCAACAGGATGAGGGTTTCCCAATccgtcatttcttttttaagtattATATTACACTAACTACCCAAGTTAGTAGCTCCACTTATTTAATTGCTGCACATAAACAGCAAATCAGGAAAAGTCGAAatgatgaagacgacttgctgaagttcaaactgagcatcagaatgaggaaaaacaggGATTTAAGTAACTTAGattgtggcatggttgttggtctgagtatttacttggattttcacacacaaccatctccagggtttccagagaaggTCTACTGAATAGcatctctaaacacacaacacagccAACATTGAAGGAgatgggctgcagcagcagaagaccaaaCCGGGCGCCtcctgaggctacaattcacacagactcaccaacactggaccaTAGACCATAGAGAAGcgctgctggtctgatgaggctccatttcagctccactttCAGATGCTaagctcagaatctgctggaa includes these proteins:
- the LOC121639326 gene encoding uncharacterized protein LOC121639326, with protein sequence MTPSKFLLYLTCLLLVNMVRMNVVKKAPIVHQKRSYVSADVGENLVLQCLYGDDAARYYWYIQRMGKKLEVICVSYKKETNGTFYGDFKDNPRFRLETEAGQSQFKISNVQLSDTATYFCSTSLSFVFVFEFGEGTTVWVKDSGFHIQALVHQSESGSIQPAGSATLSCTVYNGTCDGEHSVYWFKDSKKNHPELIYTHGDGNGQCERKTHTCVYNLLMENLNMSNAETYYCAVASCGHILFGKGTKLDVKSELNSLHLVYILSFALTFTTILNAVLVFLLRKLYKRGNSQTESQVYAHSAANAEGYQDAADLHYAAVNVHLPNRPRRQSTKTRTECIYSVMKQ